One genomic segment of Clostridium saccharoperbutylacetonicum N1-4(HMT) includes these proteins:
- a CDS encoding MgtC/SapB family protein — MENLLEYLREVNTVSIILRLTLATICGGILGAERGRKKRPAGFRTHILVCIGAAMVMITSQYMTDILKISTDASRMGAQVISGIGFLGVGTIVVGHREVKGLTTAAGLWSCACMGLAIGIGFYEGALISCVFLFGVFTVLHKLDLYSRNHSRILDVYVEIKHITGVESFLDVVKSDGTKVSNIEVKKSNEMDKHTIGLTMTLTLADKIEHSEYILKLHTIENVLSVEEIM, encoded by the coding sequence ATAGAGAATTTATTAGAATATTTAAGAGAGGTTAACACAGTATCTATAATTTTAAGACTTACCTTGGCTACAATCTGTGGAGGTATTCTTGGGGCAGAAAGAGGAAGGAAAAAAAGACCTGCTGGTTTTAGGACACATATCTTAGTTTGTATTGGTGCCGCTATGGTTATGATAACAAGCCAATATATGACAGATATACTTAAGATAAGTACAGATGCAAGCAGAATGGGTGCACAGGTAATAAGTGGTATTGGATTTTTAGGAGTGGGTACTATTGTTGTTGGCCATCGTGAAGTTAAAGGACTTACAACAGCCGCTGGACTTTGGTCTTGTGCATGCATGGGGCTTGCAATAGGAATTGGATTTTATGAAGGAGCTTTAATATCATGTGTCTTCTTGTTTGGAGTATTTACAGTGCTTCACAAGTTAGATTTGTATTCAAGGAATCATTCTAGAATATTAGATGTATATGTTGAAATCAAGCATATAACTGGAGTTGAGAGCTTTCTTGATGTAGTAAAATCTGATGGGACTAAAGTTTCTAATATAGAAGTTAAGAAGTCAAATGAAATGGATAAACATACTATTGGGCTTACAATGACTTTAACATTGGCAGATAAAATAGAACATTCTGAATACATTTTAAAGCTTCATACTATTGAAAATGTATTGTCAGTTGAAGAAATTATGTAG
- a CDS encoding DUF6803 family protein has protein sequence MNMTHYMSLLAENQPWNLIIFMAIPVICAETLTITEFFIIFNKSRSGGLRTLNKIVGIFDGFYFTGIFIYLLFNAVIPLTTSGGWHTWVDVVAVGFYLSGVVFVLPIALMELGVIFKNKTENQKTKIHFILIGGFLVVAHIAMIFGMVNPEIINSMSNMSSMPGMQ, from the coding sequence ATGAACATGACTCATTACATGTCCTTATTGGCAGAAAATCAACCTTGGAATTTAATTATCTTTATGGCTATACCTGTAATATGTGCTGAGACTCTTACTATTACAGAATTTTTCATAATCTTTAATAAGTCTCGATCAGGTGGTTTAAGAACTCTTAATAAAATCGTAGGTATATTTGATGGATTTTATTTCACAGGTATTTTTATTTATCTACTTTTTAATGCAGTTATTCCACTTACAACAAGTGGGGGATGGCATACATGGGTAGATGTAGTAGCTGTTGGTTTTTACTTAAGTGGAGTAGTATTTGTTTTACCAATTGCATTAATGGAACTTGGTGTAATATTTAAAAATAAAACAGAGAACCAAAAGACTAAGATTCACTTTATTCTTATTGGTGGTTTTCTAGTTGTTGCTCATATTGCAATGATCTTTGGTATGGTAAATCCAGAGATAATTAATTCAATGTCAAATATGTCATCTATGCCAGGAATGCAATAG